In Antechinus flavipes isolate AdamAnt ecotype Samford, QLD, Australia chromosome 3, AdamAnt_v2, whole genome shotgun sequence, a genomic segment contains:
- the LOC127555321 gene encoding olfactory receptor 51I2-like yields MQGSIMQTSNSSGLIMGFTPKTFILAGIPGMEAEHIWISIPFCLMYVIIFLGNGTILHVIHMNPTLHQPMYLFLAMLALAELGISASTLPTVLGIFLFDATEIDFNVCLLQMFSIHSFSIMESGILLAMSMDCFVAIYSPLRYTVILTLPRIFSMGATVGLKSVVLMAPLTVLLQRLPFCGHNVLSHSYCLHPNLVHLPCADTSINNIYGLFIVISTFGLDFLLIVVSYMLILYTVLSIASREGRWKALNTCGSHVCAVLVYYVPMIGLSMVHRFGRHLPTLVQPTMANIYLFFPPVVNPIVYSIKTKEIRRGIVRVFTKKRVRG; encoded by the coding sequence ATGCAAGGTTCCATCATGCAGACTAGTAATAGTTCTGGTCTAATAATGGGGTTCACacctaaaacatttattttggcTGGCATCCCTGGGATGGAGGCTGAACACATCTGGATCTCCATCCCTTTTTGCCTGATGTATGTCATCATATTTCTTGGAAATGGAACCATCCTCCATGTCATCCATATGAATCCCACCTTGCACCAGCCCATGTACTTGTTCCTAGCCATGCTGGCTCTTGCTGAGCTTGGTATATCTGCTTCTACACTTCCCACTGTATTgggaattttcctttttgatgcaACTGAGATCGACTTCAATGTCTGCCTTCTCCAGATGTTCTCTATACATTCCTTCTCCATCATGGAGTCGGGTATCCTATTGGCCATGTCCATGGACTGCTTTGTGGCCATCTATAGCCCACTGCGCTATACAGTTATATTGACTTTGCCTCGAATCTTTTCAATGGGTGCTACAGTTGGACTCAAGAGTGTGGTACTCATGGCCCCACTGACTGTCCTACTCCAACGCCTACCTTTCTGTGGACACAATGTTCTCTCCCATTCTTACTGCCTGCACCCCAACCTCGTCCACCTCCCATGTGCTGATACCTCCATCAACAACATCTATGGACTTTTCATTGTAATTTCCACATTTGGGCTGGACTTCCTACTTATTGTGGTCTCATACATGCTCATCCTTTACACAGTATTGAGTATTGCCTCTAGAGAGGGTCGGTGGAAAGCCCTCAATACGTGTGGTTCACATGTCTGTGCTGTACTTGTGTACTATGTACCCATGATTGGTCTATCCATGGTGCATCGCTTTGGGCGACATCTCCCCACTTTGGTACAACCTACCATGGCCAATATTTACCTCTTCTTCCCACCTGTGGTAAATCCAATTGTTTACAGCATCAAGACCAAGGAAATCCGTCGAGGTATTGTTCGTGTATTCACTAAAAAGAGGGTCAGGGGTTAG
- the FTSJ1 gene encoding putative tRNA (cytidine(32)/guanosine(34)-2'-O)-methyltransferase, which translates to MGRTSKDKRDVYYRLAKEEGWRARSAFKLLQLDEEFQLFSGVRRAVDLCAAPGSWSQVLSRKLGESGQPACIVAVDLQAMAPLPGVVQIQGDITKASTAQEIIGHFEGQPADLVVCDGAPDVTGLHDIDEYIQAQLLLAALNIAIHVLKPGGNFVAKIFRGRDVTLLYSQLRLFFPDVVCAKPRSSRNSSIEAFAVCRGFTLPEGYVPSMLNPLLDHSYHGDFNQLEGPTRLIVPFLACGDLSAYDADRTYPLQLEGSPEYRYTPPTQPPIRPPYQEACRLKKSGGLGRGSLQPGALPDAQEQAASQPENKGEQAVTQTLGSLSLDS; encoded by the coding sequence ATGGGACGCACGTCTAAGGACAAGCGCGATGTCTATTACCGCCTGGCCAAGGAGGAAGGCTGGCGGGCTCGCAGCGCCTTCAAGCTGCTTCAGCTGGACGAGGAATTCCAGCTCTTCAGCGGCGTGAGGCGGGCAGTGGATCTCTGTGCCGCCCCCGGGAGCTGGAGCCAGGTGCTAAGTCGCAAGCTCGGGGAGTCCGGCCAGCCGGCCTGCATCGTGGCCGTGGACCTGCAAGCCATGGCGCCCCTGCCAGGTGTGGTGCAAATCCAGGGGGACATCACCAAGGCATCCACGGCGCAGGAGATCATCGGGCACTTCGAGGGGCAGCCGGCAGACCTGGTAGTATGTGACGGCGCCCCTGACGTCACGGGCCTGCACGACATTGACGAGTACATCCAAGCGCAGCTCCTTCTGGCCGCCCTCAACATTGCCATCCACGTCCTGAAGCCGGGAGGCAACTTCGTGGCCAAGATCTTCCGCGGCCGGGACGTCACCCTGCTCTACTCGCAGCTGCGTCTCTTCTTCCCCGACGTAGTGTGTGCCAAGCCTAGGAGCAGCCGCAACTCAAGCATTGAGGCCTTCGCTGTGTGCCGGGGCTTCACGCTCCCAGAGGGCTATGTGCCCAGCATGCTGAACCCTCTGCTGGACCACAGCTATCACGGTGACTTCAATCAACTCGAGGGCCCCACGCGGCTCATCGTGCCCTTTCTGGCCTGTGGGGACCTCAGTGCCTACGACGCCGACCGCACCTACCCCCTGCAGCTCGAAGGAAGCCCTGAGTACCGGTACACACCGCCCACACAGCCACCCATCCGGCCGCCTTACCAAGAGGCATGCAGACTCAAAAAGTCTGGGGGTCTGGGCCGGGGCTCACTGCAGCCGGGGGCCCTGCCCGATGCCCAGGAACAGGCAGCTTCCCAGCCCGAGAACAAGGGAGAGCAGGCTGTGACCCAAACCCTGGGCTCCCTGTCCCTGGACTCCTAG